GCAGCTCAAGCGTAGTAATCCCGCTCAGGCTCTCCGCGTAGTCCTCAATCTCTTCCGTCGAACCACTCGGACTAAACGTCCACTGCTGTCGCACAATCTCCTTCAACTCGGTCCCCGCACCCGCATACAACGCAAACTCCTGCGACCGCTCTGAAGTCTTATCCACAAAGTGCAGCTGCAGCCGCTTGATCGTCAAGGGCTCATCAAAGTGCAGGCGGATCACCTGCGGACCCGTAGTCGCAGCTCTCCATCCCGTCGTTGCCTTCTTGCCCAGCGCCTGTTCAATCGGGAACTTCTCGTCTTCAGAACTGATCTCGACCCGCGCAATCCTCTCCAGATCACGCCACAGATCGCTGATAGGAGTTGCCGTCGTAGTCGAAGGGGAAACGATACTCTTGCGCATTAGTGTTGCCTCACAGTTCCAAGGCCAAGCATATCCGATAACCCAACCCGCCGCTTTTACAGCCCCGTCCCGAGCTGCGTCCGCGGGTCGAGATAATCCCGCAGCGCATCGCCGATAAAGTTGAACGAGAGCACGCAGAGCATCACCGCCATCGCCGGAAAGAACACCAGATGCGGCGAGTCGAACAGATGCGATCGTGCATCATTCAACATCGAACCCCAGCTCGCTGCCGGCGGCGGAACCCCCAGACCCAGAAAGCTCAGAGTAGCCTCCGCCAACACGGCCCCCGCCATGCCAATCGCCGCCTGCACAATCAGCGGCTGCAGGATGTTTGGCAGAATATGCCGCGTCATGATGCGAAGATCCGTCGCCCCCAGCGCCCTTGCTGCCTCCACAAACTCCCGTTCCTTTACCGCCATTACCTGCGCCCGCACCAGCCGCGCATACCCCACCCAACCCGAGATCGCGAGCGCCAGAATCACATTACCCAACCCCGGCCCCATGAATGCAACAAACGCAATCGCCAGCAAGATCCCCGGCAACGCCAGAAAAGCATTTGCCACATAGATATTCACCACCGTATCCGTCCACCCGCCGTAAAACCCAGCCAGCCCACCCGCCACCAACCCAACGGCCAGCGACAACCCCACCACACTCACCGCCACCACCAGCGAGATCCTCGCGCCAAACAGCGTCCTCGAGAGAATGTCCCGCCCCAGCTCATCGGTCCCGAACCAATGTGCCGTCGAAGGCCCCATCAGCCGTCCCGTCAGATCCAACTGAGCCGGATCCCACGGCGCCAGCCACGGAGCAAACACCGCGCACACCGCAAACACCACCAGCAGCGTCACACCCACCGCCGCCAGCGGCTGTCTCCGCATCGCCCCCACCAGCGATCGCCCAGGAGCAACCCCGGCGTTTGCAACAGCAGTCTCCACGCCCTAAATCCTACATGCACAATGTCCTGATAAACATCCAGACTCAACCGCCCGCGACACGCGCAACCTAGGACGCGAACAGATTCGTAAGACTCGTAAGTTTCAGCAGCTCCTGGATGCGGGGCGACAAGTTCTGCAGCTTCAACGTGCAGTACCCTTCGTTGATCGCCGAAACCTTCAAACCTACCAGCGTTCCCAGTCCCAGACTATCCAGAAACGTCACCTCTGCCAGGTCGATCACAATCCTTCCGCCCTGAGGAATCAACGGCTTAACGATCTCCTTCACTTCACCAGCGGTCTGGTTGATCAGGCGTCCATGGCACCGAACCGTCGTTACCTTGACGCCGTTTTCCGTCGAATTTTCTACCGCACAATGAAAAGGGACCTCTGATGTATTCGTCACAATAATCTCCCGGAGAAGCACTACCGAAGCAATGTACCCCTGCGGCCCCTCCAGTATTTGTTAAATTCCGGTTACGACCTGCTTTGCCCGGCCCGTAACCCGATTTTCTTTGCACAAAGACGTCCGGCCGTAACTGCGGCATCTGCAACACATGTCTCCCCAACCCAAAACCCTGCATGCGCAATGACCCTAACGGGGCTTTGAAGCTAACTCAAGGAGCATGTAGGGTTAAACGATGAAGGATCTCCGTCGTCTCGCCATCGCCCTTCCCGCCGCCCTCCTCGTCCTCTGTCTCGCAGCGGCCTGGTGGACGCGCGGCGCCATGGCCCACATGCCCTTCCTCAAAGCCAACGGCAGTCATGCCGGCGCCAACAACCTGGTCGACCAGCGCCCGTGGCAGACAATAGAGTCCCTCGCCCCCCTCGCCGTCTCCGCCGAAGAGCAATCCTTCGCTCACGAGGCTGCCCGTCTGGCCGACCACGAGGTCGATCAGGCCTTCGCTCTCGCCCTTCGCCAAGCGGCGTTCCAGACCCGCACCCTTACCGGCGACGCCCTCGCCCTCCAGGACAAAGTCGCCCAGGTCCAGTCGCTCGTCAAAGAAGATCAGGGCAAAGTGGACGCCCTTACCACCTCCCTCAAACAGCCCAACGGCTCCATCGCCGACTCCGACGACCTCGACGTCGCCAAGGCCCAGCTCCAGCTGGACACTGACGAACTCGCCGACCTCACCGAACAGCTCGCCCGCCTCAGTGGCGACCAGCGTGGTGAGCTGCAACAGGAGCTCACCGCCCGCGAAGCCGCCATGAAGAAGTACGACGCGGCTCAGGGAAACACCGGCGGTCAGATCGCCGTTCTCTCCGCCCGCCGTTACGGTACCCTCTACGGCCGCGTCTCCGCTTGGTTCGATCAGCGCAGCCGCATCGACCTCATCCGCCAGGCCAAAGCCGAGACCGACAACGACATCGTCGCCCTCACTGCAAAACACGCAGACTTCGAAAAGAAAGCCTCAACCGCCGCAGCCAGCATCAACGCATCCAGCATCAACCCATCCACCGCCCAACCCAGCACCGCCCCTCCGCAGGACGCCATAAAGAGCCGTGTAGCCCGCATGGCCCAGGCCCATGCCTTCTCGCAGATGCACAGCATCGTGGAGGACCAGCTCCAGACCCAGCAGCAGCTCTCCGCCGTCTACGGCAAATGGCTCGCGCAGGTCGAGCTTCAGCACTCCATCGTCACTCACCTCGCTCTGCAGTCGCTCTCCCTCATCGCCTTCCTGATTCTTTGCGGCGTCCTCCTCGCCACTTTTGTCGGTCAGCTCATCGACCGCTCCCGTATGGAGCAGCGCCGCCTCCACACCCTCCGCACAATCATCGGCCTCGGCATCCAGCTCGTCACACTGCTGCTCGTCTTACTCGTGATCTTCGGCGCACCCAGCCAGGTCCCCACCATCCTCGGCCTCGGCGCCGCAGGCCTCACCGTCGTCTTTCAGGACTTCATCCTCGCCTTCTTCGGCTGGTTCATCCTCATGGGCAAAAATGGAATCCGCGTCGGCGACTGGGTCGAGATCAACGGCGTAGGCGGCGAGGTCGTCGAGATCGGTCTCTTCCGCACCGCACTCCTCGAGACCGGCAACTGGACCGACAAAGGCCATCCCACCGGACGCCGCGTCACCTTCATCAACAACTTCGCCATCTCGGGTCAGTACTTCAACTTCTCCACCACCGGCCAGTGGATGTGGGACGAGATCACTGTCAACATCCCACCCGGCGTCGACTCTTACAAAACCATCGAAGCCATCCACAACACCGTCCTGAAACAAACCGAACGCGACGCCAAGCTCGCCGAGCAGGAGTGGCAGAGCGCCACACGCCAGAACGGCCTCAGCCAGTTCAAAGCCACCCCATCGGTCGACATGCGACCCGCAGCATCCGGCGTCGACATCGTCGTCCGCTACGTCATCCGTGCCGGCGACCGCTTCGATGTGCGCAACCGCCTCTATCAGTCCGTCATCGATCTCCTGCACAAACCAGCAGACACCCCACCCGCTCGATCCATCATCGATCAACGAGAGCTGATGAAAGTCTGATCTCAAATTCAATTCACGCTACCAAAAATTCGAAAAGTCAATCCCTCCCGTTAGGAGTTATTTCTCATATCAACCCCCTATCCCTCCAAGCTATACTTGGCACTTGGAAGCAAAGCGAAAATGCACTGCCAGAGCGGTCTAACGGATAACCTGAACCACTTCAATAGCTTCTAACCTAAGACCCCAAGGAGTCTCTACCCTATGAAGCTCAAAGGACAGAAAGCAGTCGTCTGCGGTGCCGGTGGATTCATCGGCGGCCACCTCGTTCAAAGCCTCCTCGCCAATGGCGTCGATGTCATCCGCGCCGTCGACATCAAGCCCCTCGACGAGTGGTATCAAGTATCCAAAGGCGTCGAAAGCCTCTCCCTCGACCTCAAGGACAAGGACAGCTGCCTCCAGGCCGCAGCCGGCACCAACGTCGTCTTCCAGCTCGCCGCCGACATGGGCGGCATGGGCTTCATCGAAAACAACAAAGCCCTCTGTATGCTCTCGGTCCTCACCAACACCCACATGCTCATGGCCGCCCGCGAAAAGGGTGTCGAGCGCTTCTTCTACTCCTCCTCCGCCTGCGTCTACAACGGCGAAAAGCAGACCAACCCCGACGTCGTCGCCCTCAAAGAAGAGGACGCCTACCCCGCCCTCCCCGAGGACGGCTACGGCTGGGAGAAGCTCTTCTCCGAGCGCATGTGCCGCCACTTCGAAGAGGACTACGGCCTCCAGACCCGCGTAGCCCGCTATCACAACGTCTACGGACCCCTAGGCACCTGGACCGGAGGCCGCGAGAAGGCTCCCGCCGCAGTCTGCCGCAAGGTCATCGAAGCCAAGCACTCCGGCAAGCACGAGATCGAGATCTGGGGCGACGGCAAACAGACCCGCTCCTTCATGTACATCGACGACTGCACCAAGGGCACGCAGATGATCGCCGAAAGCGAGATTCACGAGCCCCTCAACCTCGGCTCCGACGAGCTCGTCACCATCAACCAACTCGTCGACATTGCAGAAGACATCGCCGGCATCAAGCTCAAGCGCAACTACAATCTCAGCGCCCCCAAGGGCGTCAACGGCCGCAACAGCGACAACACCCTCATCCAGGAAAAGATGAACTGGGCACCGTCGATCAGGCTTCGTGACGGCCTTGCAAAGACCTACGCCTGGATCGAAGACGAGATCCTCGCCGCCAAGCCTCTGGCTGCCGCTACAAGGTAATCGTCGAGAACGAAAACAATACGGCCCCCGAAGCGCTACAACACTTCGGGGGCCATATCGTTTCCCTCAAACAAAACGTGAGAGTCTAAATCAGGATCGTCGAATAAAGAATGCGCTTGTAGCGATCCATCGCCACGCGACTCTGTTCTGCTCTCGACTGCAGCAGAGCACCCTCCAGCGACGCATGAATAAAGGTCGCAAGATCCTTCGCATTGGTCGACGGAGGCAGTTCCTTCGCCTTCACCGCGTCTCGCACACAGTCTGCGATCTCCTTCTGCACCTCCGTGAAGAGTTCAGCGAGACGTCGCTGGATCATAGGGCTCTGTTCGCCCGACTCCAGGCTCAGGTTGCCCATCAGGCATCCGTTCAACTCGTCTTTTTTGAGGAGCGATGCGTCCACGTCCTCTACATAAGCCCGGATTCGCGCCAGCGGAGCAAGTTCTTTGTTGTGGAGCGTCTTCCTGATAATCTCCAGCGTCTGCTCGAAGTACAGGTTCAAAATCTCGACCCCGAACGCCTCCTTCGAAGCAAAATGGTTGCTGAACGAGCCCTGCGGAACGCCGGCCGCCCGAACGATATCCCTCACACTGGCCCCTGTAAAGCCGCGTTCGTGCACAACCCGTAGTCCGCTCTCTAAAATCCTGTCCCGATGTGAATGCTTAGCCATGGTCCATCCATTCATAGGTACTCTACCCACCCACATAGAGACCTGTCGATTAGATGGACGGAGGGTAGCTCGCGATTCCGTTCAGTCAAACCGAACACGCGCTTATCAGGTCCACTCAACGACCTCAAACCCAGAGGCCATCACATCGTAAGGAACTCAGTTCGTGCGCTGAGCATGCCACTCAGCGTGCCTGCCCCTGATTCCGTAGAGTCCCGACATGGTGTCTCCCTGAATCTGTCCACGGAACGTCAGCACCTCACGGGTGTCTGTACTGAACTCGACGTGATGCACATGGACCCATCCTTGAAGCTTCCCTGACTGATGTGGACCTTTGAAGCGACCCGTCAGAATGCTGCCGTTCTGGATGATCTGGACGGTCTTCAAGGAGCTCCCGGCCTTATCGATATTGTTGGCGTAGATCGTCCAGTTGCCTGCAACGTTGTCCGGCCGCCCATGTTGCTCGGGCCCCTGAGCCATTGATAAAACACATAAAGAACTCACCAGAAACAAAACCGCAACCGCAAGCGACCGAAACCTACCCATGACGATCTCCTACATCAAAACTCACAATTTTTACCCAGCGGCTACACAACAATTGGTGCTCGAAATCGATCTGTTGGATGGAGTTTGCGACTCAAGACGTGGACCCTCTCACCATGAGACGCCTATACGATGGTCTACTCTCACAATGCAACTGAGTCAGGAACACGGTTAGTAATGCTTCTGTCAGGGCGGCAGCTGGATATACGGGCCGGATTAGTTAGTGCCTTCGAAGGGCTACAAGCAGTCCCAGAATGGCGATAATAGAACTCAAGATAGGGCTAATGACCGAAACCCAATCTTTGACTGTTGACAGTTTGTTCTTTCCTATCTCTCGTACAAGCCAGCTATATCCCTGATGATTGAGTGGCTTGTAAGAGAGGCCGAAATTTCCGGGTTCCCAATAGCTTTCGGGAATATCAATACCGAGCTGTGTAGCTCTGGCGATTAATGGCATTTGTCGAAACGCCTTCCGTTGATACTGCATTTTGGCCGTGGCTTCGTTAGCCTTCTCGATTCGTGCATCCATTTCCCCCGATGCAATTTCGTCCGGTCCCGCGTCGCCGATCATCAACGTGTATATCTTATTGATCTCTAAATCGAGCTCCTTGACCTTCATCGCGTAAAATTTTGCGAGTAACGCGTTAGCACGTATTGGCACGCTTACTTTCATGCCATGAAGGTTAACATAATCGGCTTTCCGAAGACTCCGCCGGGCCAAGGATGGGGGACGAGGTACCGGGCAGCCGTTTCAATGCGCCGGGAGCCCCATATCTCGATTCTGAGATGTGGGGCATTTCGCGCCTCGCGCCAAACCGTTTTACTCTTCACCTCAAACTGGCCGACGACTCGCAGGCACTGTATCAAAGCGAACTCTTATGGCGACCCCGCCAGTCGAGCCTGCGATTTTCGATCACACACTCGGCAACCCTTGTATTTTTGGCTAAGATGATTGGACTGCAACGGCAGAACTGCCGGAGGTTCGTAAATGAAGAAGACTCTCGTAGCGCTCTTTCTCGCCCTGATCGTCAGCCCACTTCAAGCGCATGCACAGGATGACGCGAAGAAACTCACGCCGAAACCGCCGGCAAACCCTTCACAGGTATTGTTGGACGCCTGGAACGATGTCGGGCGAAAGTTAACCGCGATGGCAGAAGATTTTCCTGAAGACAAATACGATTTCAAGCCCGTTCCTGTCGAGCGAAGCTTTGCCGAGCAACTGCTCCATGCGGCGAGCGCGAACTACTATTTCATTAACCCACTCCTCGGGAATAAGGTTCCTGAGGGTGATCCCAAACGGGATCAGTACAAAAGCAAGGCTGAAGTGGTTGCCTTTGTGAAGAAATCCTTTGCAGACGGTGCAGCGCTCCTCAAGCAGAAGGGCGATTCGGGCATGAGCGATCTGATGTTGGACCCCTTCTCCAAGGATCAACAAGTTCGTCTTTCGGATCAGGCTTGGGGTTTCATCGAACACTCGGGCGAACACTACGGCCAGCTCGTCGTCTACTACCGCGTCGCCGGCCTGGTCCCTCCTGAATCACGCCCCAAAAAGTAACCAACCTGTTGCCAACTGGGGAGTGCAAGCTCTGTACTCCTCAGTGGGAGGCCGCGCAGGTCCAGCGCGATGAGACATCCTCGTGGTCGCCCACCAGCTGGGTGCCCCATATCTCGATTTTGAGATGTGGGTATTCGCGCCCTGCGCGAACCGCTTTTCTCTCCGCTTGGAATCAGCTCGTCATCTTCCGGGCCACTCTCGCATGCGGTGTTGTGACACGAACTAACCAAGAGCGAGCCGTCTTCGAATAAGATAGAAGCGAACTCCTCATGTCGACAACTCCCCTCACCCACCGCATCCTTGGCATAGACTTCTTCGACGGCTCCGCAAGAGAGGCGATCGACATCATGCGCACCAAAGGCGGCCTCCTCGTCGTTCCCGCAGCCCCGGCCCTCAAAGACCTCGACCGCAGCCCCGACTATCGCGACGCACTCCTCAACGCGGACCTCGCCATCACCGACTCCGCCTTCATGGTCCTCATCTGGAATCGTCTCCAGCCCACTCCCATCAAGCGCCTCTCCGGACTCGAGTATCTCCGCGAACTCCTCCTCGCATCCGACATTCGCGAACCCGGCAACGTCCTCTGGATCATGGCGAGCCCGGTCAGCGCAAAACGCAATCTCGACTGGCTCGCAGGGCAGGGAATCGTCATCCCTCAGGACTATGTCTACATGGCCCCTATGTACGGCAGCGCTCCTATCGACGATCCAGCTCTACTCGAACGCCTCAACCGCCTTCGCCCCCAGCACGTCATCGTCACCATCGGCGGCGGAACCCAGGAGCGCCTGGGCCTCTACCTCAAACGCAACCTCGCCTATCGCCCCGCCATCCACTGCATCGGTGCCGCCATCGCCTTCCTCAGCGGCGATCAGGTCCTCATCCCCGTCTGGGCCGACAAGTACTACCTGGGTTGGCTCTTCCGCTCCTTCGCCGAACCGAAGCGCTACATCCCCCGCTACTGGGACGCTCGCAAGCTCCTCGCCATCATGCTCCGTAACCGCGGCCGCCTCCCCGCACTCAAGTCCTAGACCAACTCCCTAGACCAACTCCCTAGACCAACCTCCTGTTGTTACAGAGGGTCTTATCTGCTCCTCTCATCGCCATCTGCACACTGAGCGGAGTCGAACGCGAGGAATGCTTTTCCCTCTGTTCGGCAGCTTGAGCAACAAAGAAATCCCGCTCTCCGGGCAAAAACCAATCCCTGTCCCATGACTACCCTGATGCGAGTTCCAAAAAGAGATCCCCCGGTCAACAGGTCGAAAATAAACTTGAAAAACATGGCGTGTTTTCTATCTCCATAAAAGACCCCGTCCAGAACACCACGTTCACCACGCAGTCCACCACAACTTCACCACGATTTCACCACCACAAAACAGTCAAAATCTACAAAACCCCCTGCAAAAGTGAGGTTTTACCTCTGCGAATTTTCTAGTACTAAAGTTTGCAACTGCAGGCATCGTTTCCTCACCTTCGCAGCGTCCCAACCGATAGGCAGGGCAGGGGACCTCATGCTAACCATAAAGTTGTATTACCCACCCCGGCACCCCAAACCTAGAATGAGCCTCATGCCGGCCCTCTTCGTAGCGCGCGCCAAGTCTCTGATTTCATTGCAGAAATCTCGCCTGTGCTACTTCTCGTTGGCCGCGTTGCTGCTTTTATCGTCGCGCGCCCTTACTGCCCAAAGCTTCGAATCCTCAGGCAATCTCACCGTAGCCGAGCAGTATCTCCTCGCCGCCGCAAACGAAGACCGCGTCAATCAAGGACTTCAGCCACTCCGCTTCGACCCGGTCCTGGCCGAAGCCTCCGCCATCCACGCCCGCGAGATGGCCGCGCACGCCGAAATCTCCCACCAATTCGATGGCGAGCCCGCACTCGCTGCTCGCGGAGCCAATGCTGGCGCACACTTCAGCCTCATTACAGAAAACGTAGCCGAAGCCCCCACCTCTGTCATCATCCACAATCTCTGGATGCACTCGCCCGGCCACCGAGCCAATCTGCTTGATCCCAACGTAGATTCAATCGGAATCGCCATCGTCACTCGAGATCATCAACTCTACGCAGTAGAAGATTTCGCCAGCACCGTTCAAACTCTTTCGCTCAACCAGCAGGAGCGCACCGTTGCCAGCGTAATCGCACAGTCGGGAATGCACGTTACAGAAACCACCGAAGAAGCTCGTCAGACCTGCACAATGTCCACTGGCTACGCGGGTTCCCGCCAACCTTGGTACATCATGCGTTACACCGCTGGAAGTCTAAATCAGATCCCCAGTCAGCTCAAAAGCAAACTGGCATCCGG
This Tunturibacter gelidoferens DNA region includes the following protein-coding sequences:
- a CDS encoding mechanosensitive ion channel domain-containing protein, which produces MKDLRRLAIALPAALLVLCLAAAWWTRGAMAHMPFLKANGSHAGANNLVDQRPWQTIESLAPLAVSAEEQSFAHEAARLADHEVDQAFALALRQAAFQTRTLTGDALALQDKVAQVQSLVKEDQGKVDALTTSLKQPNGSIADSDDLDVAKAQLQLDTDELADLTEQLARLSGDQRGELQQELTAREAAMKKYDAAQGNTGGQIAVLSARRYGTLYGRVSAWFDQRSRIDLIRQAKAETDNDIVALTAKHADFEKKASTAAASINASSINPSTAQPSTAPPQDAIKSRVARMAQAHAFSQMHSIVEDQLQTQQQLSAVYGKWLAQVELQHSIVTHLALQSLSLIAFLILCGVLLATFVGQLIDRSRMEQRRLHTLRTIIGLGIQLVTLLLVLLVIFGAPSQVPTILGLGAAGLTVVFQDFILAFFGWFILMGKNGIRVGDWVEINGVGGEVVEIGLFRTALLETGNWTDKGHPTGRRVTFINNFAISGQYFNFSTTGQWMWDEITVNIPPGVDSYKTIEAIHNTVLKQTERDAKLAEQEWQSATRQNGLSQFKATPSVDMRPAASGVDIVVRYVIRAGDRFDVRNRLYQSVIDLLHKPADTPPARSIIDQRELMKV
- a CDS encoding DinB family protein — encoded protein: MKKTLVALFLALIVSPLQAHAQDDAKKLTPKPPANPSQVLLDAWNDVGRKLTAMAEDFPEDKYDFKPVPVERSFAEQLLHAASANYYFINPLLGNKVPEGDPKRDQYKSKAEVVAFVKKSFADGAALLKQKGDSGMSDLMLDPFSKDQQVRLSDQAWGFIEHSGEHYGQLVVYYRVAGLVPPESRPKK
- a CDS encoding ABC transporter permease; the encoded protein is MRRQPLAAVGVTLLVVFAVCAVFAPWLAPWDPAQLDLTGRLMGPSTAHWFGTDELGRDILSRTLFGARISLVVAVSVVGLSLAVGLVAGGLAGFYGGWTDTVVNIYVANAFLALPGILLAIAFVAFMGPGLGNVILALAISGWVGYARLVRAQVMAVKEREFVEAARALGATDLRIMTRHILPNILQPLIVQAAIGMAGAVLAEATLSFLGLGVPPPAASWGSMLNDARSHLFDSPHLVFFPAMAVMLCVLSFNFIGDALRDYLDPRTQLGTGL
- a CDS encoding STAS domain-containing protein, whose protein sequence is MTNTSEVPFHCAVENSTENGVKVTTVRCHGRLINQTAGEVKEIVKPLIPQGGRIVIDLAEVTFLDSLGLGTLVGLKVSAINEGYCTLKLQNLSPRIQELLKLTSLTNLFAS
- a CDS encoding WecB/TagA/CpsF family glycosyltransferase, with the protein product MSTTPLTHRILGIDFFDGSAREAIDIMRTKGGLLVVPAAPALKDLDRSPDYRDALLNADLAITDSAFMVLIWNRLQPTPIKRLSGLEYLRELLLASDIREPGNVLWIMASPVSAKRNLDWLAGQGIVIPQDYVYMAPMYGSAPIDDPALLERLNRLRPQHVIVTIGGGTQERLGLYLKRNLAYRPAIHCIGAAIAFLSGDQVLIPVWADKYYLGWLFRSFAEPKRYIPRYWDARKLLAIMLRNRGRLPALKS
- a CDS encoding TetR/AcrR family transcriptional regulator, giving the protein MAKHSHRDRILESGLRVVHERGFTGASVRDIVRAAGVPQGSFSNHFASKEAFGVEILNLYFEQTLEIIRKTLHNKELAPLARIRAYVEDVDASLLKKDELNGCLMGNLSLESGEQSPMIQRRLAELFTEVQKEIADCVRDAVKAKELPPSTNAKDLATFIHASLEGALLQSRAEQSRVAMDRYKRILYSTILI
- a CDS encoding CAP domain-containing protein — translated: MPALFVARAKSLISLQKSRLCYFSLAALLLLSSRALTAQSFESSGNLTVAEQYLLAAANEDRVNQGLQPLRFDPVLAEASAIHAREMAAHAEISHQFDGEPALAARGANAGAHFSLITENVAEAPTSVIIHNLWMHSPGHRANLLDPNVDSIGIAIVTRDHQLYAVEDFASTVQTLSLNQQERTVASVIAQSGMHVTETTEEARQTCTMSTGYAGSRQPWYIMRYTAGSLNQIPSQLKSKLASGKYHQAVVGACSVTRNSPFTAYNIAVLLYP
- a CDS encoding NAD-dependent epimerase/dehydratase family protein; this translates as MKLKGQKAVVCGAGGFIGGHLVQSLLANGVDVIRAVDIKPLDEWYQVSKGVESLSLDLKDKDSCLQAAAGTNVVFQLAADMGGMGFIENNKALCMLSVLTNTHMLMAAREKGVERFFYSSSACVYNGEKQTNPDVVALKEEDAYPALPEDGYGWEKLFSERMCRHFEEDYGLQTRVARYHNVYGPLGTWTGGREKAPAAVCRKVIEAKHSGKHEIEIWGDGKQTRSFMYIDDCTKGTQMIAESEIHEPLNLGSDELVTINQLVDIAEDIAGIKLKRNYNLSAPKGVNGRNSDNTLIQEKMNWAPSIRLRDGLAKTYAWIEDEILAAKPLAAATR